From Phacochoerus africanus isolate WHEZ1 chromosome 13, ROS_Pafr_v1, whole genome shotgun sequence, a single genomic window includes:
- the AKAP11 gene encoding A-kinase anchor protein 11 isoform X1, with translation MATFPTFRNSHLKTRASVRKSFSEDVFQSVKSLLQSEKELCSVSAEDCLKQDEHAGLTEVTFLGFNEETDAAHIQDLAAVSLELPDLLNSLHFCSLNENEMICMKDINKSSDINSGPLNQSHHSGMLCVMRVSPTLPRLRIDFIFSLLSKYATGIRYTLDTYLHQKRQLEAANEDDDDTNQSVSSIEDDFVTAFEHLEEEETSQPYHDGRNITALKSQCDAASQTISGHHLETRDFRVLVGSGRQKSLAKPPSSFANVLGHKELPSVKTSVTTSISEPWVQRSFYRSSAATDKGSDAQKTLFPSSPAYSSESESSSPSPVIFLDEEGYQKSLKAKLELPKIPVMKDDIEDSDSEVSEFFDSFDQFDELEQTLESACPSLKDPASGKPPQKKGHRHEKLCSVTTTMNPQKFKFDRPALPANVRKPTPRKPESPYSNLREAPDSPRPVRASGEDSGLFSPIRSSAFSPLGGCTPAECFCQTDMGGDRTHENHDSVYYTYEDYATSLSCEVLGSVLQGQHPHATSNMSSFKKGENKTVALRRGSLDQKDESKHKSSVIKDSIQKFAADLVEKSLGSAFKDLQKGVSSCTSALCQLALRLTSSVFQMAFNELRRQRAFSLKERAISGLAHFLVSEAFSNAFKDLQYVKKQIFTNTVARFAADLAEELVFEGIMEVCQFSYPPIPASPQGWWLDYEDRVVTSYARDLSESVIQEAFIELSQVDVTFTPKAAVSVSTDNITHVSAENITPPPQASTLGPALSSPTAAVTKPVAEAKKEYTVQQALFCTSGIVTSIPVPLAGSALLPYRVSSQGHQAKSPPSSDASNLSGGSPHAGVAAKNKEEVACLRNICLPSEHSPGNQTAVKPTKDDTETKSSSKVTSEPVVIGTFSAAMVQTIVNETFESMTSFQVTKTVEAHPDCVTKTAQGKTPLHCHQATPQPSEASGQDVLADQLSKSIIKHSIDRGKPVIPQVDQHALRREALPVPGKESPLTLERIPRFLAAEDRVTHASLAAGKDRHLECERSVAPGFSLESPPPCPTGARQKPDLKEMAKDKAVRKPDLNNAALEPLSLGQETPFPQAHPFSSTVLTCADGLHAEEKRKSRDGNVIPDTPPSTPLVPSQAASEWDIKKLTKKLKGELAKEFAPATPPSTPHNASVGSLSESEQNTIEKEEFMLKLMRSLSEEVESSEGEDQPEVDVKPEPSGKKVQFADALATHILSLATEMAASHLDSKVIQEPSGQSPWVKVQSPRSVLPTVLNGSDENLQTLCNFAGDMAAEVITEAGKIARGRRCAPFRPKQNSCRCVDGDPDYRSDEKLDVEAHLGEGDAFILSVPPSSRLSGLTSKYPSCESVTDEYAGHIIQILKQEGGNGELIMDQYANRLAYRSIKSGLHAAAKTAQAKGRSKTLPAPSSPVPPNDDLFLFLSREHQQEVDQQRQRRGGSLCTNQPRDWTRDTCRNEGSELYSFSASLAHRIARDVHQELTASPTGLPKSLTDSCLYEKHGCDKDPESRVRPEFSQSLQPSPQHPGASRSPGGVRGWGPGENGARALEQYAQKVVGDTLKLSLGSAVLHAPEAPKAADRITHAEKLSPLGGQACRYCDHTELHDCPGSSSPPFPRQASRAGGKAVSDSKLSSLYEKSRVFHLDVPQIHVALDKKTVLAEKIVAEAIEKAERELRGTSLVADSGIGQDGVSFAESLTTEIMASAMVSAGHAMSSPKEIEDLQSAESFGSQQMNLSIGDDSTGSWSNLSFEDEHQDESSSFHHLSESNGNSSSWSSLGLEGDLYEDNLSFPTSDSDGPDDKDEERDDDAEDLEQDGKTLLISNIDMEPCTVDPQLRVILQWLVASEAEVAELYFHDSSKKEFIRLSKRLQEKGCKVGDVLQAVLKYYEVVEKSSSEERCKSLFDWLLENA, from the exons ATGGCGACCTTCCCGACTTTCAGAAACAGTCACTTGAAAACTAGAGCATCGGTCAGAAAA AGCTTCAGTGAAGATGTGTTCCAGTCTGTAAAGTCTTTATTGCAGAGCGAGAAGGAACTATGCAGCGTATCAGCAGAGGACTGTTTAAAGCAGGATGAACATGCCGGTTTGACTGAG GTCACATTTCTAGGTTTTAATGAAGAAACAGATGCTGCTCACATCCAG GATTTGGCTGCAGTTTCTTTGGAACTTCCAGATCTTCTGAATTCATTGCACTTCTGCagtctaaatgaaaatgaaatgatttgtATGAAGGATATAAATAAATCATCAGATATAAACAGTGGCCCTCTAAATCAG AGTCATCATTCTGGAATGCTTTGTGTCATGAGAGTGTCACCTACCTTACCAAGACTCAGAATCGACTTCATCTTTAGTCTCCTAAGTAAATATGCTACGGGTATAAGATACACCCTGGACACCTATTTGCATCAGAAGCGCCAACTCGAGGCCGCTAATGAAGATGATGACGATACTAACCAGTCGGTGTCTTCCATCGAAGACGACTTTGTCACTGCTTTTGAGCACTTAGAGGAGGAAGAGACCTCCCAGCCATATCATGATG GAAGAAACATTACTGCACTAAAGAGCCAGTGTGATGCTGCTTCTCAGACGATTTCTGGTCACCATTTAGAAACCCGTGATTTCAGAGTTCTGGTTGGCTCTGGGCGGCAGAAATCATTGGCTAAACCGCCTAGTTCTTTCGCAAATGTTCTGGGGCATAAAGAACTGCCTTCTGTGAAAACCTCAGTCACGACATCAATTTCTGAGCCTTGGGTCCAAAGGAGCTTCTACAGGTCATCTGCTGCGACAGATAAAGGTAGTGACGCACAGAAAACCTTGTTCCCTTCTTCTCCCGCCTACTCGTCTGAGTCAGAGAGCTCGAGTCCAAGTCCGGTTATTTTCTTGGATGAAGAGGGAtatcaaaaaagtttaaaagcaaaaCTCGAGTTACCGAAAATTCCTGTGATGAAAGATGATATTGAGGATTCAGACTCCGAAGTAAGTGAATTTTTTGATAGTTTTGATCAGTTCGATGAACTAGAGCAAACTTTAGAGTCTGCGTGTCCATCTCTCAAAGATCCTGCCTCGGGGAAGCCACCGCAGAAGAAAGGGCACAGACACGAAAAACTGTGCTCCGTAACCACTACAATGAATCCTCAAAAATTCAAGTTTGATCGTCCGGCTCTGCCAGCTAATGTTAGGAAACCAACTCCTCGTAAACCAGAATCCCCTTACAGTAACCTGCGTGAAGCTCCAGACTCTCCCCGCCCAGTGAGGGCTTCCGGGGAGGACAGTGGCTTGTTCAGCCCCATTCGCTCCTCTGCCTTCAGTCCTCTCGGAGGCTGTACGCCTGCTGAATGTTTTTGCCAAACAGATATGGGTGGAGATAGGACTCATGAAAATCATGATTCTGTTTATTACACCTATGAAGATTACGCGACTAGCCTTTCCTGTGAAGTACTGGGCTCCGTTCTTCAGGGTCAGCACCCTCATGCAACCTCAAACATGAGTagttttaaaaagggagaaaataaaactgtagCTCTTAGGCGTGGAAGCCTTGACCAAAAAGATGAATCTAAACATAAATCCTCAGTGATCAAGGACAGCATTCAGAAGTTTGCAGCAGATCTTGTGGAGAAGAGTCTGGGCAGCGCCTTTAAAGACTTGCAGAAAGGCGTCTCTTCATGTACCAGTGCCTTGTGCCAGTTAGCCCTCAGATTGACATCATCCGTTTTTCAGATGGCATTTAATGAACTGAGAAGGCAGCGTGCGTTCTCGCTGAAAGAACGCGCCATTAGCGGTCTGGCGCATTTTCTGGTGAGCGAAGCTTTCTCGAATGCCTTCAAAGACTTACAGTACGTGAAGAAGCAGATCTTCACAAACACCGTCGCCCGGTTTGCCGCAGATCTGGCCGAAGAGCTGGTTTTCGAGGGCATCATGGAAGTGTGTCAGTTTTCATATCCTCCAATACCTGCATCTCCGCAGGGCTGGTGGTTGGACTATGAAGACAGAGTAGTGACGTCCTATGCAAGAGATCTGTCTGAATCTGTGATACAGGAAGCATTCATCGAGCTGTCTCAAGTCGACGTGACCTTCACACCCAAGGCAGCCGTCAGCGTTTCTACAGATAACATCACGCACGTGAGCGCAGAAAACATCACGCCGCCGCCGCAGGCTTCCACACTTGGCCCTGCTCTGAGCAGTCCCACAGCCGCGGTGACAAAACCAGTGGCGGAAGCTAAAAAGGAGTACACGGTGCAGCAGGCCTTGTTTTGTACCTCTGGGATCGTTACTTCTATACCCGTGCCCTTGGCGGGAAGTGCCCTTCTCCCCTATCGTGTCTCATCTCAGGGGCATCAGGCAAAGTCTCCCCCATCATCTGATGCAAGTAACTTGAGTGGTGGTTCTCCCCACGCAGGTGTGGCCgcaaaaaacaaagaggaggtaGCTTGTCTCAGAAATATTTGTTTGCCTTCAGAACACAGTCCAGGCAACCAGACTGCTGTTAAACCAACTAAGGATGATACTGAAACGAAAAGCTCTTCAAAAGTAACAAGTGAGCCCGTGGTGATTGGCACCTTTTCTGCCGCGATGGTCCAGACGATAGTCAATGAAACTTTCGAGTCAATGACGTCCTTCCAAGTTACAAAAACCGTGGAGGCACATCCAGATTGTGTAACGAAAACAGCACAGGGAAAAACCCCTCTCCACTGCCATCAAGCGACTCCGCAGCCGAGCGAAGCCAGCGGCCAGGACGTGTTGGCTGATCAGTTATCTAAATCTATTATTAAACATTCCATAGACAGAGGCAAACCAGTGATCCCGCAGGTCGATCAACATGCACTCCGCAGGGAAGCCTTGCCTGTTCCTGGAAAAGAGTCACCGTTGACCTTGGAAAGGATCCCCCGATTTCTCGCAGCTGAAGATCGTGTCACTCACGCCTCACTTGCAGCAGGAAAGGATCGTCATCTGGAATGTGAAAGATCAGTGGCTCCAGGATTTTCTTTAGAGTCACCGCCACCTTGTCCAACTGGGGCCCGCCAGAAACCTGATTTGAAGGAGATGGCTAAGGACAAAGCCGTGAGAAAGCCTGATTTGAATAATGCAGCCCTTGAGCCCTTGTCTTTGGGGCAGGAGACCCCCTTTCCCCAGGCACATCCTTTCTCCTCCACGGTGCTCACGTGTGCAGACGGTTTGCACGCGGAAGAGAAACGAAAAAGCAGAGACGGAAATGTGATACCCGATACTCCTCCATCCACCCCTCTCGTGCCATCCCAGGCTGCTTCGGAGTGGGATATCAAGAAGTTAACCAAAAAGCTCAAGGGGGAATTAGCCAAAGAGTTTGCACCCGCCACACCTCCTTCCACGCCTCACAACGCGTCAGTGGGCAGTCTGTCGGAAAGCgaacaaaataccatagaaaaGGAAGAGTTCATGTTGAAACTCATGCGCTCTCTCTCGGAGGAAGTTGAAAGTAGCGAAGGTGAGGACCAGCCCGAAGTGGACGTGAAGCCAGAGCCCTCGGGGAAGAAAGTTCAGTTCGCAGACGCGTTAGCCACACACATCCTTTCTCTTGCAACGGAAATGGCAGCTTCGCACTTGGATAGTAAAGTCATTCAAGAGCCCAGCGGTCAAAGCCCTTGGGTAAAGGTGCAGAGTCCAAGAAGCGTATTGCCTACTGTTCTCAATGGCTCCGATGAAAACTTACAAACATTATGCAATTTTGCAGGTGACATGGCCGCAGAAGTCATCACAGAAGCTGGGAAAATAGCCAGAGGTAGACGCTGTGCGCCTTTCAGGCCAAAGCAGAACAGTTGTCGTTGTGTTGATGGTGACCCAGATTATAGATCAGACGAGAAGCTGGATGTCGAGGCTCACCTGGGAGAAGGAGATGCATTTATTCTCTCCGTGCCACCAAGTTCTCGTCTGTCCGGTCTGACCTCCAAGTATCCCAGCTGCGAAAGTGTGACAGATGAGTACGCAGGGCACATTATCCAAATACTAAAGCAGGAAGGTGGTAACGGTGAGTTAATCATGGACCAGTATGCCAATCGACTGGCTTATCGGTCCATTAAGTCAGGCTTACACGCAGCAGCTAAGACAGCCCAGGCGAAGGGCCGCTCCAAAACATTGCCCGCGCCGAGCTCACCGGTGCCCCCCAACGATGACCTGTTCTTGTTCTTAAGCAGAGAACACCAGCAGGAGGTAGATCAGCAAAGACAAAGACGGGGCGGTTCCCTTTGCACAAACCAACCTCGTGACTGGACACGGGACACGTGCAGAAACGAGGGCTCAGAGCTGTATAGTTTCTCAGCCTCTCTGGCGCACCGCATAGCAAGAGATGTTCACCAAGAGCTGACGGCGTCTCCCACGGGCTTGCCGAAATCCCTTACAGATTCCTGCCTTTATGAAAAGCACGGCTGTGACAAAGATCCCGAGTCTCGGGTCCGGCCAGAATTTTCTCAGTCTCTTCAGCCTTCCCCGCAGCATCCCGGAGCCTCCCGCAGCCCCGGCGGCGTGCGCGGGTGGGGTCCTGGCGAGAACGGCGCCCGCGCTCTGGAGCAGTATGCTCAGAAGGTGGTGGGTGACACGCTCAAGCTGAGTTTAGGGTCTGCGGTCTTGCACGCACCCGAGGCCCCGAAAGCGGCCGATCGGATCACTCACGCAGAAAAACTGTCCCCTCTGGGAGGTCAGGCTTGCAGATACTGTGACCACACAGAGCTCCATGACTGCCCTGGGAGTTCATCGCCGCCTTTTCCCAGACAGGCTTCCCGTGCTGGTGGTAAAGCAGTTTCTGATTCAAAATTGAGCAGCCTCTATGAGAAATCGAGAGTTTTTCATCTCGATGTCCCTCAAATTCACGTGGCCCTTGACAAGAAGACCGTGCTCGCCGAGAAGATAGTCGCCGAAGCCATTGAAAAGGCCGAGAGAGAGCTGAGAGGTACCAGCCTGGTGGCGGATAGTGGCATCGGACAGGATGGCGTCAGCTTTGCCGAAAGCCTCACCACGGAGATCATGGCATCTGCCATGGTCAGTGCTGGACATGCCATGAGCAG tccaaaagaaatagaagacttgCAATCAGCGGAGTCTTTTGGTAGCCAGCAGATGAACCTCAGTATTGGTGATGACAGCACGGGAAGCTGGTCCAATTTAAGTTTTGAGGATGAACACCAGGATGAAAGCAGCAGTTTCCATCATCTAAGTGAAAG TAATGGTAACAGCAGTAGCTGGAGCAGTCTTGGTTTAGAAGGAGATTTGTATGAGGACAATTTATCCTTTCCAACATCAGACAG TGATGGGCCAGATGATAAAGATGAAGAGCGTGACGATGATGCAGAAG AtttggaacaggatggaaagacTCTGCTAATCTCGAATATTGACATGGAGCCCTGCACAGTGGACCCCCAGCTGAGGGTTATTCTTCAGTGGCTCGTTGCCTCCGAGGCAGAAGTTGCAGAGCTTTATTTTCACGACTCTTCGAAGAAGGAGTTTATACGA
- the AKAP11 gene encoding A-kinase anchor protein 11 isoform X2: MATFPTFRNSHLKTRASVRKSFSEDVFQSVKSLLQSEKELCSVSAEDCLKQDEHAGLTEVTFLGFNEETDAAHIQDLAAVSLELPDLLNSLHFCSLNENEMICMKDINKSSDINSGPLNQSHHSGMLCVMRVSPTLPRLRIDFIFSLLSKYATGIRYTLDTYLHQKRQLEAANEDDDDTNQSVSSIEDDFVTAFEHLEEEETSQPYHDGRNITALKSQCDAASQTISGHHLETRDFRVLVGSGRQKSLAKPPSSFANVLGHKELPSVKTSVTTSISEPWVQRSFYRSSAATDKGSDAQKTLFPSSPAYSSESESSSPSPVIFLDEEGYQKSLKAKLELPKIPVMKDDIEDSDSEVSEFFDSFDQFDELEQTLESACPSLKDPASGKPPQKKGHRHEKLCSVTTTMNPQKFKFDRPALPANVRKPTPRKPESPYSNLREAPDSPRPVRASGEDSGLFSPIRSSAFSPLGGCTPAECFCQTDMGGDRTHENHDSVYYTYEDYATSLSCEVLGSVLQGQHPHATSNMSSFKKGENKTVALRRGSLDQKDESKHKSSVIKDSIQKFAADLVEKSLGSAFKDLQKGVSSCTSALCQLALRLTSSVFQMAFNELRRQRAFSLKERAISGLAHFLVSEAFSNAFKDLQYVKKQIFTNTVARFAADLAEELVFEGIMEVCQFSYPPIPASPQGWWLDYEDRVVTSYARDLSESVIQEAFIELSQVDVTFTPKAAVSVSTDNITHVSAENITPPPQASTLGPALSSPTAAVTKPVAEAKKEYTVQQALFCTSGIVTSIPVPLAGSALLPYRVSSQGHQAKSPPSSDASNLSGGSPHAGVAAKNKEEVACLRNICLPSEHSPGNQTAVKPTKDDTETKSSSKVTSEPVVIGTFSAAMVQTIVNETFESMTSFQVTKTVEAHPDCVTKTAQGKTPLHCHQATPQPSEASGQDVLADQLSKSIIKHSIDRGKPVIPQVDQHALRREALPVPGKESPLTLERIPRFLAAEDRVTHASLAAGKDRHLECERSVAPGFSLESPPPCPTGARQKPDLKEMAKDKAVRKPDLNNAALEPLSLGQETPFPQAHPFSSTVLTCADGLHAEEKRKSRDGNVIPDTPPSTPLVPSQAASEWDIKKLTKKLKGELAKEFAPATPPSTPHNASVGSLSESEQNTIEKEEFMLKLMRSLSEEVESSEGEDQPEVDVKPEPSGKKVQFADALATHILSLATEMAASHLDSKVIQEPSGQSPWVKVQSPRSVLPTVLNGSDENLQTLCNFAGDMAAEVITEAGKIARGRRCAPFRPKQNSCRCVDGDPDYRSDEKLDVEAHLGEGDAFILSVPPSSRLSGLTSKYPSCESVTDEYAGHIIQILKQEGGNGELIMDQYANRLAYRSIKSGLHAAAKTAQAKGRSKTLPAPSSPVPPNDDLFLFLSREHQQEVDQQRQRRGGSLCTNQPRDWTRDTCRNEGSELYSFSASLAHRIARDVHQELTASPTGLPKSLTDSCLYEKHGCDKDPESRVRPEFSQSLQPSPQHPGASRSPGGVRGWGPGENGARALEQYAQKVVGDTLKLSLGSAVLHAPEAPKAADRITHAEKLSPLGGQACRYCDHTELHDCPGSSSPPFPRQASRAGGKAVSDSKLSSLYEKSRVFHLDVPQIHVALDKKTVLAEKIVAEAIEKAERELRGTSLVADSGIGQDGVSFAESLTTEIMASAMVSAGHAMSSPKEIEDLQSAESFGSQQMNLSIGDDSTGSWSNLSFEDEHQDESSSFHHLSESDGPDDKDEERDDDAEDLEQDGKTLLISNIDMEPCTVDPQLRVILQWLVASEAEVAELYFHDSSKKEFIRLSKRLQEKGCKVGDVLQAVLKYYEVVEKSSSEERCKSLFDWLLENA, from the exons ATGGCGACCTTCCCGACTTTCAGAAACAGTCACTTGAAAACTAGAGCATCGGTCAGAAAA AGCTTCAGTGAAGATGTGTTCCAGTCTGTAAAGTCTTTATTGCAGAGCGAGAAGGAACTATGCAGCGTATCAGCAGAGGACTGTTTAAAGCAGGATGAACATGCCGGTTTGACTGAG GTCACATTTCTAGGTTTTAATGAAGAAACAGATGCTGCTCACATCCAG GATTTGGCTGCAGTTTCTTTGGAACTTCCAGATCTTCTGAATTCATTGCACTTCTGCagtctaaatgaaaatgaaatgatttgtATGAAGGATATAAATAAATCATCAGATATAAACAGTGGCCCTCTAAATCAG AGTCATCATTCTGGAATGCTTTGTGTCATGAGAGTGTCACCTACCTTACCAAGACTCAGAATCGACTTCATCTTTAGTCTCCTAAGTAAATATGCTACGGGTATAAGATACACCCTGGACACCTATTTGCATCAGAAGCGCCAACTCGAGGCCGCTAATGAAGATGATGACGATACTAACCAGTCGGTGTCTTCCATCGAAGACGACTTTGTCACTGCTTTTGAGCACTTAGAGGAGGAAGAGACCTCCCAGCCATATCATGATG GAAGAAACATTACTGCACTAAAGAGCCAGTGTGATGCTGCTTCTCAGACGATTTCTGGTCACCATTTAGAAACCCGTGATTTCAGAGTTCTGGTTGGCTCTGGGCGGCAGAAATCATTGGCTAAACCGCCTAGTTCTTTCGCAAATGTTCTGGGGCATAAAGAACTGCCTTCTGTGAAAACCTCAGTCACGACATCAATTTCTGAGCCTTGGGTCCAAAGGAGCTTCTACAGGTCATCTGCTGCGACAGATAAAGGTAGTGACGCACAGAAAACCTTGTTCCCTTCTTCTCCCGCCTACTCGTCTGAGTCAGAGAGCTCGAGTCCAAGTCCGGTTATTTTCTTGGATGAAGAGGGAtatcaaaaaagtttaaaagcaaaaCTCGAGTTACCGAAAATTCCTGTGATGAAAGATGATATTGAGGATTCAGACTCCGAAGTAAGTGAATTTTTTGATAGTTTTGATCAGTTCGATGAACTAGAGCAAACTTTAGAGTCTGCGTGTCCATCTCTCAAAGATCCTGCCTCGGGGAAGCCACCGCAGAAGAAAGGGCACAGACACGAAAAACTGTGCTCCGTAACCACTACAATGAATCCTCAAAAATTCAAGTTTGATCGTCCGGCTCTGCCAGCTAATGTTAGGAAACCAACTCCTCGTAAACCAGAATCCCCTTACAGTAACCTGCGTGAAGCTCCAGACTCTCCCCGCCCAGTGAGGGCTTCCGGGGAGGACAGTGGCTTGTTCAGCCCCATTCGCTCCTCTGCCTTCAGTCCTCTCGGAGGCTGTACGCCTGCTGAATGTTTTTGCCAAACAGATATGGGTGGAGATAGGACTCATGAAAATCATGATTCTGTTTATTACACCTATGAAGATTACGCGACTAGCCTTTCCTGTGAAGTACTGGGCTCCGTTCTTCAGGGTCAGCACCCTCATGCAACCTCAAACATGAGTagttttaaaaagggagaaaataaaactgtagCTCTTAGGCGTGGAAGCCTTGACCAAAAAGATGAATCTAAACATAAATCCTCAGTGATCAAGGACAGCATTCAGAAGTTTGCAGCAGATCTTGTGGAGAAGAGTCTGGGCAGCGCCTTTAAAGACTTGCAGAAAGGCGTCTCTTCATGTACCAGTGCCTTGTGCCAGTTAGCCCTCAGATTGACATCATCCGTTTTTCAGATGGCATTTAATGAACTGAGAAGGCAGCGTGCGTTCTCGCTGAAAGAACGCGCCATTAGCGGTCTGGCGCATTTTCTGGTGAGCGAAGCTTTCTCGAATGCCTTCAAAGACTTACAGTACGTGAAGAAGCAGATCTTCACAAACACCGTCGCCCGGTTTGCCGCAGATCTGGCCGAAGAGCTGGTTTTCGAGGGCATCATGGAAGTGTGTCAGTTTTCATATCCTCCAATACCTGCATCTCCGCAGGGCTGGTGGTTGGACTATGAAGACAGAGTAGTGACGTCCTATGCAAGAGATCTGTCTGAATCTGTGATACAGGAAGCATTCATCGAGCTGTCTCAAGTCGACGTGACCTTCACACCCAAGGCAGCCGTCAGCGTTTCTACAGATAACATCACGCACGTGAGCGCAGAAAACATCACGCCGCCGCCGCAGGCTTCCACACTTGGCCCTGCTCTGAGCAGTCCCACAGCCGCGGTGACAAAACCAGTGGCGGAAGCTAAAAAGGAGTACACGGTGCAGCAGGCCTTGTTTTGTACCTCTGGGATCGTTACTTCTATACCCGTGCCCTTGGCGGGAAGTGCCCTTCTCCCCTATCGTGTCTCATCTCAGGGGCATCAGGCAAAGTCTCCCCCATCATCTGATGCAAGTAACTTGAGTGGTGGTTCTCCCCACGCAGGTGTGGCCgcaaaaaacaaagaggaggtaGCTTGTCTCAGAAATATTTGTTTGCCTTCAGAACACAGTCCAGGCAACCAGACTGCTGTTAAACCAACTAAGGATGATACTGAAACGAAAAGCTCTTCAAAAGTAACAAGTGAGCCCGTGGTGATTGGCACCTTTTCTGCCGCGATGGTCCAGACGATAGTCAATGAAACTTTCGAGTCAATGACGTCCTTCCAAGTTACAAAAACCGTGGAGGCACATCCAGATTGTGTAACGAAAACAGCACAGGGAAAAACCCCTCTCCACTGCCATCAAGCGACTCCGCAGCCGAGCGAAGCCAGCGGCCAGGACGTGTTGGCTGATCAGTTATCTAAATCTATTATTAAACATTCCATAGACAGAGGCAAACCAGTGATCCCGCAGGTCGATCAACATGCACTCCGCAGGGAAGCCTTGCCTGTTCCTGGAAAAGAGTCACCGTTGACCTTGGAAAGGATCCCCCGATTTCTCGCAGCTGAAGATCGTGTCACTCACGCCTCACTTGCAGCAGGAAAGGATCGTCATCTGGAATGTGAAAGATCAGTGGCTCCAGGATTTTCTTTAGAGTCACCGCCACCTTGTCCAACTGGGGCCCGCCAGAAACCTGATTTGAAGGAGATGGCTAAGGACAAAGCCGTGAGAAAGCCTGATTTGAATAATGCAGCCCTTGAGCCCTTGTCTTTGGGGCAGGAGACCCCCTTTCCCCAGGCACATCCTTTCTCCTCCACGGTGCTCACGTGTGCAGACGGTTTGCACGCGGAAGAGAAACGAAAAAGCAGAGACGGAAATGTGATACCCGATACTCCTCCATCCACCCCTCTCGTGCCATCCCAGGCTGCTTCGGAGTGGGATATCAAGAAGTTAACCAAAAAGCTCAAGGGGGAATTAGCCAAAGAGTTTGCACCCGCCACACCTCCTTCCACGCCTCACAACGCGTCAGTGGGCAGTCTGTCGGAAAGCgaacaaaataccatagaaaaGGAAGAGTTCATGTTGAAACTCATGCGCTCTCTCTCGGAGGAAGTTGAAAGTAGCGAAGGTGAGGACCAGCCCGAAGTGGACGTGAAGCCAGAGCCCTCGGGGAAGAAAGTTCAGTTCGCAGACGCGTTAGCCACACACATCCTTTCTCTTGCAACGGAAATGGCAGCTTCGCACTTGGATAGTAAAGTCATTCAAGAGCCCAGCGGTCAAAGCCCTTGGGTAAAGGTGCAGAGTCCAAGAAGCGTATTGCCTACTGTTCTCAATGGCTCCGATGAAAACTTACAAACATTATGCAATTTTGCAGGTGACATGGCCGCAGAAGTCATCACAGAAGCTGGGAAAATAGCCAGAGGTAGACGCTGTGCGCCTTTCAGGCCAAAGCAGAACAGTTGTCGTTGTGTTGATGGTGACCCAGATTATAGATCAGACGAGAAGCTGGATGTCGAGGCTCACCTGGGAGAAGGAGATGCATTTATTCTCTCCGTGCCACCAAGTTCTCGTCTGTCCGGTCTGACCTCCAAGTATCCCAGCTGCGAAAGTGTGACAGATGAGTACGCAGGGCACATTATCCAAATACTAAAGCAGGAAGGTGGTAACGGTGAGTTAATCATGGACCAGTATGCCAATCGACTGGCTTATCGGTCCATTAAGTCAGGCTTACACGCAGCAGCTAAGACAGCCCAGGCGAAGGGCCGCTCCAAAACATTGCCCGCGCCGAGCTCACCGGTGCCCCCCAACGATGACCTGTTCTTGTTCTTAAGCAGAGAACACCAGCAGGAGGTAGATCAGCAAAGACAAAGACGGGGCGGTTCCCTTTGCACAAACCAACCTCGTGACTGGACACGGGACACGTGCAGAAACGAGGGCTCAGAGCTGTATAGTTTCTCAGCCTCTCTGGCGCACCGCATAGCAAGAGATGTTCACCAAGAGCTGACGGCGTCTCCCACGGGCTTGCCGAAATCCCTTACAGATTCCTGCCTTTATGAAAAGCACGGCTGTGACAAAGATCCCGAGTCTCGGGTCCGGCCAGAATTTTCTCAGTCTCTTCAGCCTTCCCCGCAGCATCCCGGAGCCTCCCGCAGCCCCGGCGGCGTGCGCGGGTGGGGTCCTGGCGAGAACGGCGCCCGCGCTCTGGAGCAGTATGCTCAGAAGGTGGTGGGTGACACGCTCAAGCTGAGTTTAGGGTCTGCGGTCTTGCACGCACCCGAGGCCCCGAAAGCGGCCGATCGGATCACTCACGCAGAAAAACTGTCCCCTCTGGGAGGTCAGGCTTGCAGATACTGTGACCACACAGAGCTCCATGACTGCCCTGGGAGTTCATCGCCGCCTTTTCCCAGACAGGCTTCCCGTGCTGGTGGTAAAGCAGTTTCTGATTCAAAATTGAGCAGCCTCTATGAGAAATCGAGAGTTTTTCATCTCGATGTCCCTCAAATTCACGTGGCCCTTGACAAGAAGACCGTGCTCGCCGAGAAGATAGTCGCCGAAGCCATTGAAAAGGCCGAGAGAGAGCTGAGAGGTACCAGCCTGGTGGCGGATAGTGGCATCGGACAGGATGGCGTCAGCTTTGCCGAAAGCCTCACCACGGAGATCATGGCATCTGCCATGGTCAGTGCTGGACATGCCATGAGCAG tccaaaagaaatagaagacttgCAATCAGCGGAGTCTTTTGGTAGCCAGCAGATGAACCTCAGTATTGGTGATGACAGCACGGGAAGCTGGTCCAATTTAAGTTTTGAGGATGAACACCAGGATGAAAGCAGCAGTTTCCATCATCTAAGTGAAAG TGATGGGCCAGATGATAAAGATGAAGAGCGTGACGATGATGCAGAAG AtttggaacaggatggaaagacTCTGCTAATCTCGAATATTGACATGGAGCCCTGCACAGTGGACCCCCAGCTGAGGGTTATTCTTCAGTGGCTCGTTGCCTCCGAGGCAGAAGTTGCAGAGCTTTATTTTCACGACTCTTCGAAGAAGGAGTTTATACGA